The window CGCGGCGATGCTCGCGGCCGGCGAAGCGCTCGCTTCGGCTGATCGCGACCCGCCAGTCTCGGTCGCGTTCGCGGTCGCGAGCGACGAGGAGACGGGCGGGTCCGCCGGGGTCGACACCCTCGTCGAGAGCGACGCGTTCGGTCGTATCGCACCGGACGCCTGCGTGATCGGCGAGACCACCTGCTCGCGCGGGCGTCACTCCGTCACGGTCGCCGACCGCGGCAGCATCTGGCTGACGCTCCGGGCCACGGGGACGGCCGCGCACGGCTCTCGCCCGGCGCTCGGCGACAACGCCATCGACCGGCTCTGGGAAGCCACGTCGCTCGTCCGATCGCGGCTCACGGCCCGGGAACTCGACCTCGATCCGACGGTCCAGCCGATAGTGTCGGAGTCCGTCGAGTACTACGAACCCACGCTCGGGGCGGACGCCGCCCGCGAGTCGTTCGAGCACCCGACGGTGAACCTCGGGACGATCGAGGGCGGTGAGGCGATCAACACCGTTCCCGACGCGGCGACCGCGCGGCTCGACGTGCGGCTCACGGCGGGGGTCGAAACCGCGGCCGTCCTCGCCGACATCCGCGACTGTCTCGCCGAGTTCCCCCGCGTCTCCATCGCGGATGCGAGCTGGTCCGTCGGGAGCCGAGAGCCGCTCGACAGCCCGCTCGTCGAGGCCGTTTCCGAGGCCGCGGCAGCCGTCAGCGACGGTCGCGTCTACCGGCGGAGCGCCACCGGCGGCGGCGACGCGAAGACGTTTCGACACGCCGGGATCCCCACCGTCGAGTTCGGGTTCGGCACCGACACGGCCCACGCCGTCGACGAACACGTCACGATCGAGGCGCTCCGACGCAACGCGTCGGTGTACGCGCGTCTCCCGGCCATCTGGGCGTCTTCGGACCGCTGACCCCGGCGTACGAGGAAGGGGGTTTATGCGTTCGGGAAGCCAATAGTGGGCATGACAGCCAATACTCGGAGCGGCGAGTCGCCCGGTGACGAAGGGGTCCGACGCCCCGTCTCTCTCGACGATGAGGACGCGCTCGACGCGTTCGTCGCCGACGCAGACGCCGCGCTCGTGGAGTTTTACACCGACGGCTGTGGGATCTGCGCGAGCATGGAGCCCGTCCTCGGCAACGTCGCCCGCGCGGTCGACGTCGACGTCGCGCTCGTGAACCCCCGCGACGACCCGCCGCTCGTCGAGCGGTTCGACGTGCGAAGCGTGCCGCTTTTCGTGCTCTTCGTCGACGGCGAACCCGTCGCGCGGCGCGCCGAGGGGTTCATTCCCGGCGACGATCTGACGGCGTGGGTCGACGAACACGTCGCGTGAGGTCGCGTCCGCTCGTCTCCGATCGCGTGCGCTGTGGCTCGACGCGAATCAAGTGCGGCGAAAATGAACCGTTCTCGGCGTACGCGTCCCGCGTGACCGACCGGCTCAGAGCCGGCCGACGTTCTCGACGGCGACGGACTCGACGCCGTCGACCTCGGTGAACGCTTCCTCGACGGCCTCGGTACCGCCTGCACCGTCCGGAACGATGACCGTGGGGAGGAGCGCGACCAGTCCGAACGCGACGTCGTCGCGCTGGAACCCGCGGATCTTCGCGCCCTGCGGGAGCGACTCCTCCAGACGGTCCTGAAGGTCGTCGAGGTCGACGTCGGGGCTGTCCGGCATGACCTTGATCTTGGCGGCGACGTCGCCCATGTTAGGGCCCCCGGAAGCCACAGTCGTGACACTCGTAGAGGTTGCTCTGCTTCCGGCACTTCGCACACCGGTGGATCGTCGCGCCGCAGTCCGGACAAGAGAAGCGCGCGGCGTTCATACCGGCGACCTGGATGCCACAGGAGACGCACTGTCGAGCGCCCTGCGTTTCGCTCTCGCTCATACCCGATCCACCACCGCGCGACTTTTAACCGTTGTTCTTTGCCCTCGGCGGGGGCCGATCGACTGTCACGCGGTACCGCGGTTCGTGCCGGCTCCGTCGTACGCGCCGCCCGCGACCGCCCGCGACCGCCCGCTTTACCCCACGATCAGCGGTCCGATCAGCACGCCCATCAGGTGCACCCGCCGCGTGCCGACTCGCGGCGGGAACAGTCCGAGGACGCCGGCGACGACGAACACGCCGACGCCGAAGACGCCGGCGAACGCGAACGAGATCGCCGCGAGGAGCGTCAAGACGCCGATCGACAGCCGCGTGTAATCCGCGGTCCCGACGGTACGGAGGTAGCCGTCGCCGACGAGGACGACGAGGGCGAACCCGCAGCCCGCGGCGGTCGCGGCCGCGACCAAGAGGATCGGGAGCGCGAGCGGAACGGCCGCCCGGTCGATGGCGACGGTGACGCCGGTTCGAGGCGTGCCGAGCGCCGCGAGCGCGAACAGCGCGAAGATCGTGTTCGCCGTGTTCGCGCCGCTCGTGGCGACGATGAAGCCGCGGTCGCCCTCCGACGGCGGGATCGCCGGGAGCGCCGCGACCGCGGCGATGGCGGCGGAGACGCCCGGCACGTACCCGACGACCGCGCCCGCGAGCGATCCCGCTCCCGCGCTCACGCCGAGGTCACGCGGAGTCATCGTGATCCGCGCGTCGGCCTGCGGCGGCACGCCCTCGCCGCCGAGCGCGTCGACGAGCACCGGCGCGCCGAACAGTCCGGCGAAAAGCGGCGCGAGGATACCCCCGGCGTCGAGGGGTGCCGCGGGGTCGACATCGAGCGTGGCGAGACCCAGCGCGGCGCTCGCGAGAAAGGCGACCAGTCCGCCGACGGCGGCCCGCTTCGAGGACTCCGTGAGCACGAGCGCGGCGACGACCCCAGCGAGGAGGAGAGGGAGATGGGCGCGGACGGCGGGATACCCGCGGACCATCGCCCACGTGATCGGGACGGCGAGCGGCACCGCGAGCGCGACGGCGAGCGCGGAGCCGACCGCGGAGAGCCGCAGCGCCTCGCGCCCCCGCCCGGCGAGCACGAGTCGGTGGCCGGGGAGCGCGGCGATAGCCGTGGCCGCGTCGGGCACGCCGAGCGCGAGCGCGGGGACGATGTCCAGGAACGAATGCACGACGCCGGCCGCGAGCATCGCGATCCCGACGAGGAGCGGATCGCCAGGGACCGACGGCGCGAGTCCGGCCAGAAGCAGCGCGAAGTTGTTCGCGTGGAGCCCCGGGACGAGCCCGCTCGCCGTTCCGAGCGCGACGCCGCCCACGAGGAACGCGAGCGCGGCCGCGGAGAAGGCGGGGTCGACGACGGGTCGAACGAGTGCGTCCATCCTCCCGAGGTGGCCGCGCTTTCGGATATAAGCGGTCGGCC is drawn from Halorubrum sp. BV1 and contains these coding sequences:
- a CDS encoding M20 family metallopeptidase; this encodes MPHDSPLPSTERVVDIATDLIAIDTQNPPGDVRAIVDYVEELLAAAGFDTERTVTDPAKPNVLATLSGDGDRTLLYNGHVDTVPFEAGAWTRDPLGERDGERLYGRGATDMKGPLAAMLAAGEALASADRDPPVSVAFAVASDEETGGSAGVDTLVESDAFGRIAPDACVIGETTCSRGRHSVTVADRGSIWLTLRATGTAAHGSRPALGDNAIDRLWEATSLVRSRLTARELDLDPTVQPIVSESVEYYEPTLGADAARESFEHPTVNLGTIEGGEAINTVPDAATARLDVRLTAGVETAAVLADIRDCLAEFPRVSIADASWSVGSREPLDSPLVEAVSEAAAAVSDGRVYRRSATGGGDAKTFRHAGIPTVEFGFGTDTAHAVDEHVTIEALRRNASVYARLPAIWASSDR
- a CDS encoding tripartite tricarboxylate transporter permease, with the protein product MDALVRPVVDPAFSAAALAFLVGGVALGTASGLVPGLHANNFALLLAGLAPSVPGDPLLVGIAMLAAGVVHSFLDIVPALALGVPDAATAIAALPGHRLVLAGRGREALRLSAVGSALAVALAVPLAVPITWAMVRGYPAVRAHLPLLLAGVVAALVLTESSKRAAVGGLVAFLASAALGLATLDVDPAAPLDAGGILAPLFAGLFGAPVLVDALGGEGVPPQADARITMTPRDLGVSAGAGSLAGAVVGYVPGVSAAIAAVAALPAIPPSEGDRGFIVATSGANTANTIFALFALAALGTPRTGVTVAIDRAAVPLALPILLVAAATAAGCGFALVVLVGDGYLRTVGTADYTRLSIGVLTLLAAISFAFAGVFGVGVFVVAGVLGLFPPRVGTRRVHLMGVLIGPLIVG
- a CDS encoding elongation factor 1-beta, which codes for MGDVAAKIKVMPDSPDVDLDDLQDRLEESLPQGAKIRGFQRDDVAFGLVALLPTVIVPDGAGGTEAVEEAFTEVDGVESVAVENVGRL
- a CDS encoding HVO_2753 family zinc finger protein, giving the protein MSESETQGARQCVSCGIQVAGMNAARFSCPDCGATIHRCAKCRKQSNLYECHDCGFRGP
- a CDS encoding co-chaperone YbbN — encoded protein: MTANTRSGESPGDEGVRRPVSLDDEDALDAFVADADAALVEFYTDGCGICASMEPVLGNVARAVDVDVALVNPRDDPPLVERFDVRSVPLFVLFVDGEPVARRAEGFIPGDDLTAWVDEHVA